A window of Syngnathus acus chromosome 17, fSynAcu1.2, whole genome shotgun sequence genomic DNA:
ttttaatgcaacacAACCTACCTCTGCTTCTTCCAGAGCAGTTTGGATGTCAGACTTCTCCTGTTCCAACTGCTTTCGAATCTTCTCTAGCTCATGGATGCTCTTTCCACCCTCACTGATTTGTTCAGTGAGGTCAGATATTTCCTCTTTgcattgaaaagaaataaactgtacatgaatattttctgaaaatatttcagaCAATTTGAAGGACAGAATTTCTGTTAACTGACCTTGCAAGTTCTTATTTTCTCTCTTCAGAGTCTCAAGGTTCTCGAGGGATTCTTCGTAGGAGTTCTTGAGTTTGAAAAGCTCTGTGCTCAGAGATCTTGCCTCCTTTTGAGAACTTTCTAACTCTGTTTGAGACTCTTCGTACTTCTGTTTCCACTCTGCCAAGACCTGACAGATCATGTTTTGGTGATGTGTTTATTCAAGAAATGCAAATATCATCTTTTTGAGCTTTTAGTCATGTTAAAATAGTAATTAAAATTAGCATTTTACTCTTGTTAAAATTCCTCTGATAGCACATCTTGCTTTGGTACCTTGTCGAAGTTTCTTTGCTTCTTGTccagagcagcagcagcagcatttgATCTCTCCACATCCACCATGAGGTCTTCAATCTCATTTTGCAATCGGTGTTTTGCTTTCTCCAGAGAGGAACATTTGGCATTCACTGCTTCTACAGCTTCCTCGGCATCCTGCAGACGCTGGGCCAGCTTCTTCCTGCATTatgataatttattttaattctactataaaacttaaaaaaaatctttgagtATATTTTTTTCGTACTTAGCCTCCTCCAGTTCTTCAGTTTTCTGGATGGCATCAGTTTCATACTTGGTCCTCCACTGAGCCACCTCAGAGTTGGCCTTGGACATGCCGCGCTGCAGTTCGGCCTTGGCCTCTTGTTCTTCCTCATACTGCTCTCTGAGCAGGTCGCAGTCGTGGCGAGAAGACTGCACAGCATGGGCTAATGCGTTCTTGGCCTAAAATGAAATACGTACAGCTGGCTGTGACTCACGTTGTAATGTATATTACTATTCTCATCACACAGCTACCTTGACTTCCTCTTCCAGTTGCCTTTTAAGGTCTTCAATTTGTTGAGTGTAGGACTGCTTTCCTCTAGTGAGTTGTGACACCAAGGAATCCTTCTCCTCAAGTTGCCTTGCAAGTTCACCTAATTTTCACAGAGCaatgatttgtgtttttgttattaCATTTGATTataatagaaaatgaattcaacAAACAATACCATTTTCAGTTTGAAGTTTGGCTTTGTGCATGGTGAAGTCATTGATGGTACGCTGTCCCtcttctgcttttgttttatattcactCATCTGGTCTTCCAGAGACCTGCACATTTTCTCCAAATGACTCTGAAAACAACCGATTAGAGAAAGGCTATGAAATAGGTGATTCAAagcgagcaaaaaaaaacaattactaACCTGTcataataattacagtacCTTTGCCTTAACAATATGTTCCATATTGGAGACAACATCATCCAGTTCCAGTCTGAGTTCActcttctccttctccagTTTCTGCTTGACTCTCTGTAGGTTGTCAATCTGCTCCCCCAAGTCAGCCACACTGTCAGCTTGTTTCTTTCTCAGAGTGGCCGCAGTAGCTTCATGCTGCAGCGTGGCCTCTTCCAGGTCTCGGCGGAGTTTCTGGAACTCAGCCTCCCTCTTCTTGTTCATCTCAATCTGGGCAGATGTTGCTCCACCAGCCTCCTCTAGTCTCTCACTGATCTCCTCCAGCTCTCTGGCCAAGTCTGCCCTCTGCTTTTCCACCTTGGCTCGAGCAGCTCGCTCTGCCTCGAGCTCTTCCTCCAGCTCTTCTATGCGGGCCTATATGCATGTGAAGTCAAGTGCCAAACCGGATGTTTAAGCTCAAGACCCAAAATATGATTGCGTTGTTCAGCAGACAACAGATTTTAATtaatacaacaacaaatattgaTCAAAAGGCCAATTGTACCTGCAACTCCTTCAATTTTTTCTGGAGCTGTGTACTCATGGCTTGCTCATCCTCTATTTTGCTCAGAAATTGATTAATTTCAAAATCTTTCCTGTGAGTGGACATAAACATATTTCCGTcacaatatttaaaacataattgcgtgtttgttttttttttttaaaaacctggAACCTCTTACTTTTTCAGCCTCTCTTCAAGTTGTTGCTTGTCATTTTCTAAGTCCATAAGACTCTCTTGAGTTAATTTTAAGTCCCCTTCAAGCTTTCGCTTTGCCCTTTCAAGGTCCATTCGCACTTTTTTCTCTTGCTCCAGGGATCCTTCCAGCTGTTGGCAAGTATTcacaattaatttgattaGTTAGCACTGATTATTGAATTACATTTCATGTTGAATCTCACATCATCCACTTGCTGCTCTAGTTTCGACTTGGCCTTGGTAAGAGTGTTGACTTTGTCTTCTTCACTCTGAAGGTCATCCAGTGTTTGTTGATGAGCTTCTTGTAAGGCTTTCTTCTCTTTGGTCAGCTTGGCGATAATTTCATCCAAAGCAGCCATTTCCTCAGTCAGGTTCTTCACCTATTCAtcgaaatatatttttagttgATTCATGATAGTCTTCAGGACATGGACTGTCGAGGTTGTACCTTGTTTTCAGTGGCATGTTTCTCCTTCTCCACTTTAGCAAGGGTTAATTCTAAGTCATCAATGTCCCTCTTGAGCTCAGAGGACTCATCTTCCAATTTTCGCTTCTTGGATGTTAGATCGGCATTcatctcctcctcatcttctaGTCTTTCTAACAGTTCTTTAATTTTTGCCTCCAGCTGAATCTTGCTCTTAATCAGCCCCTCACATCTTTCTTCAGCATCACAAAGATTATCTTGCTCCTTTTACAAAAGACACAGAATTGATTAGTTTGAACAGTTTGCACATTAATTCTAAATCTGTTATTTTGATGATAGATTTTGAACATACAGCTTGAACTTGTATCTGTaggtcatttttctcttggaGAAGTGAGACCATTTTCTCTTCCAGTTCTTTTTTCCGTGCTTCTGATTTTGCAAAAGCTTCTTTTAATTTGGTAAATTCTTCCTTCATGTTGGCCATTTCTTTCTCAGTCTCTGCTGACTTCAGAAGGGGTTTGATCTTAAAGAACATCTTCATCCAGGGCCAATTTTTGACCCCCATGAAGGCACGGATGTTCCATTGGATAACAAGTAGTGCATCCCTGTGACGATATGGCAGACAGAGCAATCAAAGTGGTTTTGTCCTGAATCACTCATCTCGGTCATCTATCAATTTAAATATACCCATACAGATGAAAACTTTGTCAGACCTGAATACCACATACCTGCGTTCAACAATTTTCTGGAATTCAATTCTTGCCAGAACACCACGTGACCTTGCCTGGATTCGGGTAATTATCAGAGCTAAACGATCATCTCGCATCTCTTCAAGCAAACCAAGGAGCCCTGCTTTGAAGAACacctaataaaaacaaaacaaaacaaaacataaaaacatctGCAGTTTTATTATGTGTATGCCATGAGTAAATTCTACCTTGGTGTGCCCCAGTTTGTACTGGTTATGATCGATGTCCAAAGAGCCTAACAATTTCTCAGCTGCTTTCTTGTTATCAATGAACTGTCCCTCTGGGATAGAACTTGGGTTTAGGATGCGGTACCTTAAAAGAAATTGAGTCTAAGTTAAAATGACTGACTTATATATTTTGCGCGAATGTGTCTGCAAAGAGTATTACATTTAAGAGAACGGATAAACCCATTATGTAGACTCTTTATTAACAATACCTCTGTTTGAAATCTCCATAGAGGATCCTGTTGGGGAAGCCCTTCCTACAGATTCGGATGCCTTCCAGCACACCGTTACAGCGCAGCTGGTGCATCACCAGAGGGTTCTCCATGGCTCCAGGAGTCTTGGTCTCATTGGGGATGATGCAACGTACAAAGTGGGGGTGAGTAGACCTCAGGTTGGTCATCAGTTTGTTCAGATTCTCCTAATAATGTGGAGGGATTCATCATGGGTTCAGAAAACATATTGTCATCATTTATTAGAATTTAAAAATACTGCACAAGGTACATTGTAAGATTACCCTATGTAAGGCAGATACTGTTTGAAAGGATGAACCTTTCTTCTTGGTACCTTTACCCTTAGTGGCAGGTTCTTGAGGGGAATAAGATATGATGGTGTTattgatcattttatttgagatAAAATTATCCAATCCACTGACTGATAGAACAACAAGCAACAAATTTATAAAATACAAACCTGAGTCCGATCCTGCATAATTTGCAAAGAGGAAAGCCAGCATCTTAACGGTTGATTTCTGGTAAAGCCCAACAACAGTTTCATTTAGAGGATCCTTGTTCTTCACCAGCCAGTTGTTGATATTGTAATCAACAGTGCCAGCATAGTGCATCAGGGCAAAATGGGCCTCTGGTCTCCCTTTGACTATTCTGGGCTTCTGGAAATTGTTGGATTTCCCTAAGTGGTTGTCGTAGAGCTTAGCTTTAAAGGTTGCATCGCTGGCTTTGGGGAACATGCACTCCTCTTCAAGGATGGACATGATACCCATGGGCTGAGGAGAACATGACATTTTAGATTTCAATGTTATGTCTGATCAGTCATAGCCTCTCAGAAAAGTGTCTCTCACCTTTTCAATTAGGTCAATACAGGCCTGCAAGTCCATTCCAAAATCTATGAAAGTCCATTCAATGCCttcttttttgtattcttcCTGCTCCAGCACAAACATGTGATGGTTGAAAAACTGTTGCAGTTTTTCATTGGTGAAGTTGATACAAAGCTGCTCGAAGGTGTTGAACTGAAATAGAAAACGAACAATAATGTAACTGAATGTCATCTTTGTACAAAGCAATACAAGACAAAGCTCACATCAAAGATCTCAAATCCAGCAATATCCAGAACTCCAATGAAGTACTGGCGAGGCTGCTTGGTGTCCAGCGATTGGTTAATCCTCATCACCATCCacagaaacattttttcaTACACTGACTTTGACAGTGCACCAACAGCATAGTACACCTAAAAGTAAAGTAAGAATTTGTCTTGAAagtaagatttaaaaaaacaaaacaagacaaaaaacactttacCTGGGCGACATTTTGTCCCTTAGTTACCCACTCGTTTCCTACTTTAACTCTTGGATGACAGAGACCTTTGATGAGGTCAGCAGAATTCAGGCCCATTAGATAAGCAACTTTGTCAGCATCTGGGTCAGAGAATTTAATGGTCATCAATAAAGGAGCCAGTGCCTCACAAtgctgaacttttttttctgttgtatcactttatgagattttttttttttactaatacGCTCACCTTCAGTACCATCAGCCTCTGCCTGTTCTTCTCGTTGCTTCTGTTTAAACCTCATGTTACCATAGTGCATAATGGCACCTATTAGCTTATAAATGCTGTTCTTTTCTTCTTGGGTGAAGCCCAGCACATCAAATGCATCCTGGTgagcagagaagaaaagggatgtgatttttttctgcttattTGGTCTGATACtgtgaatttaaaaattcAGCCCACGTCAGTGGCCATGAGTTCCTCAGCATCATTGATGGAAGCGACAGTTGTCTCTCCTTGGGAGATGAATGCATAGTCGTAGGGGTTGTTGGTGATGAGCAACATTTCTAAAATGATATCGCACAGAAACCATCATATTTATTACAGTGCTCCTATAATAATGTCAAACTGTTTTATTCTCTGTAATTTGTTACTTACCCAGAAGTTCAGGTTTCACCTGAGACAAGATCTGGTAGAAAATATGGTAGTCTCTTTCAGCTTTGAGTTGGAAGGTCACACGAGACTTTTCCAAAAggtctaataataataataataatggagtGTTATTGTGATACAGTAATTTGTCATTGTAAATAGTTCCACTCACAAGTTTCGATATCAGCAGAGGCCAGCTTTCCTCGGTTGTCAAAATGAATTCGGATGAATTTACCCTACATCAAAAAGAACCTCTAAGTCTCATGTTTTGAGAAATGACATTGCACAACCACTCACAAATCTGGACGAGTTGTCATTTCGGATGGTCTTGGCATTTCCAAAAGCTTCCAGAGCCGGGTTTGCCTGGATGATTTGATCCTCCAGGGTACCCTAAGTTATCAGATAAGACGAATAGCTTGTTATCCAGAAATCAAGTCAGACATTGTTTCATAACTATATATAGTTCATTTACACAACACATGTGAATTcagtgaaattaaaaaaagaacatgtcaCACAAACCTTCTTCTCAGCAGCTGCATCTTTCTTTCCACTTGGAGCCGCAGCAATGCTGGCAAAGTATTGTATTACTCTCTTGGTGTTGACAGTCTTTCCAGCACCGGATTCTCCACTGAGTTCAATCGTGACATCATCAGTTTAAAACAAGACATCGAAACCTTTTTAACTAGTACTtaagaaatgtgttttctgtgaCTTACGTGATAAGAATGGACTGGTTTTCCCTGTCTGTAAATcaaaaagcttcctttcaatCATGGCTTTTACATTAATGCTTGAAATGTAGATTTTGTACCTGCCAGCATGTACTGGTAAGCGTTGTCAGAGATGGAGAAGATGTGAGGAGGAGCTTCACTCCTCTTCTTTCCTCTGTAGGCAACAACCACCTCTTGGTTGTAGACTGGCAGCGCCTTGTAGGGGTTGACAGTCACACAGAACAGCCCGGAGTAGGtctaacaaaaaaagtaaataaaacctTTTAAATTGCGTGACATCAAGAAATGACAGGAAAATGAAGATGATTATCTTACATAGATCATCCATGCCGCGTAACGCTCTTTGAGGTTAAACAGCACAGCGGGCTCGTGGAGAAAAGTGAACATGGCCATGTCTTcaattttatcaaactttGGCGGGttctgaggatgtacgtcaatCTCCTTCACTGTCACAGTCTGGAGACAGATAAGTGTAAATTCAGATGTAATACTTTCTcaacaaaatgactttgaaGGAAATACCTTTCCAAACTCGGTCTCAGCAGTGACCTTGTCGCCATCTCGACTCTTAATAGATGCCTTGACGAACTCAACCTCAGGGTCAGGAACAAAACATTCCTTCTTCATGTCAAATAGACGAGTCTGAGCCTCCAAGCGCTCCCTGTCTGACTTTCTCAAATAAGGAGCAGCCGACCCAAACTCTCTCATAGCAGCGTCGCCCATTCTAACCTGTTTAACATTAATATGGgtataaataatacaatatgtatAGATATAATGTATAATTCAACAAATATATACAAACTGTCATGATAGTCAAAAGTTGTCAATTTAAAAGTAATTACACAGTGagattcaaatcaaataaatacaacacacaTGCCTAAAAGTTTCAGTTACTTATTTGATTGCTAAACTTTACATAGTATCAATAATATTTCATGTAAAAtatatgttaaaaaatataaaaataaatcacccttACCTTGGGTGCTTTGCTTGAAGACAGGAATTGTGTTTAATATAACCTAATGAAGAAAGCCAATCAACTAATGTTATGAAGAGCACAGTAATATGTGAAGAATATTAGTACTAGGTAAGATTCTTCGCTTACCTGTTGGCTAAGTGAAGCGAGGAGGCATGTCCTGTACCTTACAGCTGTCACCCCTGCGCTAATAAAGGGTGTTTGTCTGCCAAATATGGGATACAATTTTGGAGAAAGGTTGCACAATATAAAAAGCTTTCTCTTAATTGGGCGGGATGCTCTGCTGCTATTCGTTGCTTTCACtggggagggagagaggtgAGGTGTCAATCATAGACCGGCTTGACATCATTTAACAGAACACAACAGAATTGCATTCATAGGTGATTATCAAGACTATGTAGGTGTGACATAAAATTATTAAACAACACAATCAGGGTTTACTTATTCATACGGTATGTAAAGTCCAATAACAGCAAAACTATAACAAAGCTCAAGACAGCCATCTTTAATTCTGTTACAAATCCAGTCAAAAGCTGAATTAGCGCAACATATGCATCATGGTAAATCTTATAAGTGCCCAGTCAGATACATTAATGATTACgtaaatgaatttatttttgttttaggtgtttgtcattttggaatttatcttttttttttattattattgaatcCAAGATCTTCCAGGAAATGAGATTTCAAACATTCAGCTGGGGACGCCTCATCCAAAACGTTTACTGAAAGGTCAGTCACGAAGGTGGTAGCAACACGTTTGTGACACACTTGTGAGACTGAATTGTTGCAGCTGTCGTTGAGTGAGGCCTAAGGTCATGGAGTGACTTCACTCGCACAACTGCTGATCCCTGAGAGGTGTACACCCTTTATCTCATTCTGCCGTCATAGCattgttctttttcctttGGCCTTGAGGACAAAGTTAACCGTGTGAAATTCTTGTCTGGATTGTTTGTCCCTGATTGAGAAACACAACAGCTGCCAGCTTTCGTGATGGATGAGGGTTAACAGGTGCTCAGAGAATACATCTCATCTTGAAatgttattattcatttttgaaataagaataaacttaccgttttttcccatgtataatgcgcccccatgtataatatgcaccctaaaaatggcatgtcgatgctggaaaaaagcctgtacccatgtataatacgcacccaaattttgatttttttttttttttttttttttccttttcccaatgatcgtcacacacgcatctgggtgtggtgaaatttgtcctctgcatttgacccatccccgtgtgattttgatccatcccttgggggagaggggagcagtgaccagcagcggcgccgcgctcgggaatcatttggtgatctaaccccccaattccaacccttaatgctgagtgccaagcagggaggcaatgggtcccatttttatagtctttggtatgacccggccgggttacttaagtccgtaaacgtaaaattatttcagaaaaaagatcatctttgggaacaaccggatgttattctgccggtcagtatcactgcgcatgcagtagcaaactcgatagcgaagaaatatgtgagactctcaacgggatcaccaatatttgagtgatgttccagttatttatcacaattagtttaccaagtctgtgttttgagttcctccaataaaccctggtccaagctgcacttggtcgccccgcTCCTTTtcacactccatccgtgacaagattttcttcaaaaattgttgtaccatgattttcttcaaaaaaaaaaaaaattgcaccccagattttaggacaataaattacttaaattttgcgcattatacatggaaaaaaacggtaatacaATATcaagaaattaaattaattatttttattttcaaattaaattaattcttaGCACACCAGTATTCAGTATTTAGTTATACAAAGCACTAACTCATTTAAGTgcaaatttttattattagctAGATACACCTTAGTCAATCCCTGGTTTTCTCCTTCACTTTTAAAGTTTGTCAGTGCACAGCATAATATCtggttgaatttgtttttttcctttgttggCCTCATTCTCAGCTGTTTTACACATCTTCGCCGCTGATATCTCACCTTCAAACCTTGATTCCCTTCCGACGGCTGTGTGTGCACAAATTTAGACTCCCCCATGAAAGTCATATGTAGAAGACGCTTAAAGGTAACAACAGTCCAAATCTAAGCAGGAAGGGAGAAGCTCTTGAATAGCtgtgtgcattttatgttAAGAATTCAGAAGCAATAGTTCTCCGTAATTGTTCTGAACATTTTGTGCAGACTGGACTCGGCAAGATTAGGATCAACAAGCAGTGGGAGACAAGTCTGATGGCCAGCTTTATCTGATCTCTGCCAGGAATGGAACTTCTGCACTATTCCTTACGGTAGAgtaacatattttgtttttttcaagaacTGTCCAGTATTTGCATGAAGTGTTCTTTAGATAATTTTTAACATGAATATTCTTCATGTCAACTTAATTATCATATTACCTTAGTTTATGTACTTATTTCACCAAATGTAGCCACAAATTGTTTTCTCCAAAACATTCTACAAGACTATAAATTGCACAAATGCCTCAAGATGCACCTAAtactattttttaaatgtatacattttctggtcattttgtaaaagttaattaaaaacaagcaGCAAATTAAGCAGCAAGCTTGTGTGGCCTGAATTACTTGGACCTTTTCTGTTTTCTGCAAATACTATAGTGAAATCAATGCCTTGAGGTGCAGTGCATTTCCATCAcacaattaccgttttttcccatgtataatgcgcaaaatttaactaatttattgtcctaaaatctggggtgcgcattatacatgagtacaattttgtattttttttttattttattttttttttgaagaaaatcatggtacaacaatttttgaagaaaatcttgtcacggatggagtgtggaaaggagcggggcgaccaagtgcagcttggaccagggtttattggaggaactcaaaacacagacttggtaaactaattgtgataaataactggaacatcactcaaatattggtgatcccgttgagagtctcacatatttcttcgctatcgagtttgctactgcatgcgcagtgatactgaccggcagaataacatgcggttgttcccaaagatgatcttttttctgaaataattttacgtttacggacttaagtaacccggccgggtcataccaaagactataaaaatgggacccattgcctccctgcttggcactcagcattaagggttggaattggggggttagatcaccaaatgattcccgagcgcggcgccgctgctgctcactgctcccctctcccccaggggatggatcaaaatcacacggggatgggtcaaatgcagaggacaaatttcaccacacccagatgcgtgtgtgacgatcattgggactttaaaaaaaaaaaaaatttttttttaaaaagtcaacatttgggtgcgtattatacataggtacaggcttttttccagcatcgacatgccatttttagggtgcgtattatacatgggggcgcattatacatggaaaaaaaacggtaaaccTTATTGCTgtctaaaaacaacaaatagatTGAGTGTGCAGGTCTATTTCGAATAATTTGACCCCTTGGGGCTAAAGTAgagctaaataaaataatgcatgaAAGTGTCTCAATAACAGTCCTTCAGTATAAGTTGCTATGCACCTGTCCAACATCATTAGATTGTCTCTTCTTGTACTAGTCAAAGTTGTGAGCACAATTCTTGAATTCTTGATTCATGATATTGAATGAAAAGATCTTTCTGACTTATACTTTATGCCTCCAGGTGCTTGTTGCATtgccttaaaataaaaaaaagattaaaaaaagcaatgaaCATACATTTTATTGCACATTTGCTTTATTCTACAGATATTTTAGAGACTGTTAACTACAGATAACCCCAAAATTGTTGCATGGTT
This region includes:
- the LOC119137007 gene encoding myosin-7-like translates to MGDAAMREFGSAAPYLRKSDRERLEAQTRLFDMKKECFVPDPEVEFVKASIKSRDGDKVTAETEFGKTVTVKEIDVHPQNPPKFDKIEDMAMFTFLHEPAVLFNLKERYAAWMIYTYSGLFCVTVNPYKALPVYNQEVVVAYRGKKRSEAPPHIFSISDNAYQYMLADRENQSILITGESGAGKTVNTKRVIQYFASIAAAPSGKKDAAAEKKGTLEDQIIQANPALEAFGNAKTIRNDNSSRFGKFIRIHFDNRGKLASADIETYLLEKSRVTFQLKAERDYHIFYQILSQVKPELLEMLLITNNPYDYAFISQGETTVASINDAEELMATDDAFDVLGFTQEEKNSIYKLIGAIMHYGNMRFKQKQREEQAEADGTEDADKVAYLMGLNSADLIKGLCHPRVKVGNEWVTKGQNVAQVYYAVGALSKSVYEKMFLWMVMRINQSLDTKQPRQYFIGVLDIAGFEIFDFNTFEQLCINFTNEKLQQFFNHHMFVLEQEEYKKEGIEWTFIDFGMDLQACIDLIEKPMGIMSILEEECMFPKASDATFKAKLYDNHLGKSNNFQKPRIVKGRPEAHFALMHYAGTVDYNINNWLVKNKDPLNETVVGLYQKSTVKMLAFLFANYAGSDSEPATKGKGTKKKGSSFQTVSALHRENLNKLMTNLRSTHPHFVRCIIPNETKTPGAMENPLVMHQLRCNGVLEGIRICRKGFPNRILYGDFKQRYRILNPSSIPEGQFIDNKKAAEKLLGSLDIDHNQYKLGHTKVFFKAGLLGLLEEMRDDRLALIITRIQARSRGVLARIEFQKIVERRDALLVIQWNIRAFMGVKNWPWMKMFFKIKPLLKSAETEKEMANMKEEFTKLKEAFAKSEARKKELEEKMVSLLQEKNDLQIQVQAEQDNLCDAEERCEGLIKSKIQLEAKIKELLERLEDEEEMNADLTSKKRKLEDESSELKRDIDDLELTLAKVEKEKHATENKVKNLTEEMAALDEIIAKLTKEKKALQEAHQQTLDDLQSEEDKVNTLTKAKSKLEQQVDDLEGSLEQEKKVRMDLERAKRKLEGDLKLTQESLMDLENDKQQLEERLKKKDFEINQFLSKIEDEQAMSTQLQKKLKELQARIEELEEELEAERAARAKVEKQRADLARELEEISERLEEAGGATSAQIEMNKKREAEFQKLRRDLEEATLQHEATAATLRKKQADSVADLGEQIDNLQRVKQKLEKEKSELRLELDDVVSNMEHIVKAKSHLEKMCRSLEDQMSEYKTKAEEGQRTINDFTMHKAKLQTENGELARQLEEKDSLVSQLTRGKQSYTQQIEDLKRQLEEEVKAKNALAHAVQSSRHDCDLLREQYEEEQEAKAELQRGMSKANSEVAQWRTKYETDAIQKTEELEEAKKKLAQRLQDAEEAVEAVNAKCSSLEKAKHRLQNEIEDLMVDVERSNAAAAALDKKQRNFDKVLAEWKQKYEESQTELESSQKEARSLSTELFKLKNSYEESLENLETLKRENKNLQEEISDLTEQISEGGKSIHELEKIRKQLEQEKSDIQTALEEAEATLEHEEGKILRVQLEFSQVKAEIERKLAEKDEELEQAKRNQQRVVDNLQSALEAETRSRNEALRLKKKMEGDLNEMEIQLSQANRQAAEAQKQLKSVHAHLKDSQLQLDESLRANDDLKENIAIVERRNNLMQTELEELRAALEQAERSRKLAEQELLDVSERVQLLHSQNTALINQKKKLEADTSQLQTEVEDAVQECRNAEEKAKKAITDAAMMAEELKKEQDTSAHLERMKKNMEQTIKDLQHRLDEAEQIAMKGGKKQIQKLETRVKELENEVDIEQKKANEAVKGVRKYERRIKELTYQTEEDKKNLVRLQDLVDKLQLKIKAYKRTTEDAEEQANTNLTKFRKIQHELDEAEERADIAESQVNKLRAKSRDAGSKKAFDRE